One part of the Algibacter sp. L1A34 genome encodes these proteins:
- a CDS encoding phosphoenolpyruvate carboxylase — MNKNNTFQKIIKDRNFIIYCYVEMLSRINENEVVELIKNNSFSEIDNGKLSSDKIIQSLSIYFQLMTMVEENAATQYRRKMENQEEIYSIRGSWAEAFKLWKDQGITEKEMLQSISDTHVIPVLTAHPTEAKRVTVIEIHRELYLLLVKRENTSLSKLEQNSIEENIINLLERWWRTGEIYLEKPHIEDERANIIYYFTRIFPAVLERSDEQMKGSWIEVGLNPDKIKNPDVFPKINFGNWVGGDRDGHPFVTPSITKETLELLRKNALSLIKKQLINAAIKFSVSAITNPVPYKLSEIIKNKSKALGLQGEKVLKRNPYEPCRQYINLLIVKLENTISNNFADSNSYYKSSKDLKEDLKFFRDILIGNGMKGLAEDLLFSLERAVSCFGFHLAWLDIRQNSTFHDKAISQILKATGEKDFDFEHWNEEKRVTYLNKLLENHSTITDITVHYGIEADNVLDCYRVIRNHINQYGSEGIGSFIISMTRKLSDLLAVYFLMKETQLLNTSIKVVPLFETIEDLHNGPVILDKFLQHPTTLLRASKIAHQQEVMLGYSDSNKDGGTIASKWNLYKAEQKLSEIAVKNNFSIYFFHGAGGTISRGGGKYHRFLESMPTNTVNGTIKITVQGETIAQLFGNPLTATYNLNALASGVAKQTILDKQNIDSNKFPIEIMDYLSKKSFEHYRDLIETPGFINFYGKATCIDVLEKSKIGSRPARRTGTRSLDDLRAIPWVFSWNLSRITITGWYGLGNALKSLKTEKPEAFENLKTSINNWPFLKFLVIQTETNLILSNKEMMDLYADLDEITDEREVFMSKILTDYDNCFSLIEDLFEEPATIRRKGQYDNILWRDEKLKVLHHLHIDYIKQWRAIEGESSTEKEQILTKLLSIINSLSSGLKNTG; from the coding sequence ATGAATAAAAACAATACATTTCAAAAGATTATTAAAGATCGAAACTTTATTATTTATTGTTATGTTGAAATGCTTTCACGAATTAATGAGAATGAAGTAGTTGAACTTATAAAAAACAATAGTTTTTCAGAAATAGACAATGGAAAACTCTCAAGCGATAAGATTATTCAATCCTTGAGTATTTATTTTCAGTTAATGACTATGGTTGAGGAAAATGCGGCTACGCAATACCGCAGAAAAATGGAAAATCAAGAAGAAATTTATTCTATTAGAGGTAGTTGGGCAGAAGCTTTTAAACTTTGGAAAGACCAAGGAATTACAGAAAAAGAAATGCTACAATCAATTTCAGATACCCACGTCATTCCTGTTCTAACTGCCCACCCAACCGAGGCGAAACGTGTTACCGTAATTGAAATTCATAGAGAATTATATTTACTTTTAGTAAAAAGAGAGAATACTTCGTTAAGTAAACTTGAACAAAATAGTATAGAAGAAAACATCATAAACCTTTTAGAGAGATGGTGGAGAACAGGTGAAATATATCTTGAAAAACCACATATTGAAGATGAACGAGCTAATATTATATATTATTTTACCCGAATTTTCCCTGCTGTACTAGAAAGAAGCGATGAACAAATGAAAGGATCTTGGATTGAAGTAGGGCTAAACCCAGATAAAATAAAAAATCCTGATGTTTTCCCTAAAATTAATTTTGGAAATTGGGTAGGTGGAGATAGAGACGGACACCCATTTGTAACTCCAAGTATCACAAAAGAAACTTTAGAATTGTTGCGAAAAAATGCGCTTTCACTTATTAAGAAGCAATTGATTAACGCTGCAATAAAATTTTCGGTATCCGCCATCACGAATCCTGTTCCGTACAAGCTGTCAGAAATTATTAAAAACAAATCTAAAGCATTAGGGCTACAAGGAGAAAAAGTACTTAAAAGAAACCCTTATGAACCTTGTAGACAATATATTAATTTACTAATTGTTAAATTAGAAAACACAATTTCTAACAATTTTGCAGATTCTAATTCGTATTACAAATCCAGTAAAGACCTTAAAGAAGATCTTAAATTTTTCAGGGATATTCTTATTGGAAATGGGATGAAAGGTTTGGCAGAAGATTTACTATTCTCTTTGGAGAGAGCAGTAAGTTGTTTTGGCTTTCATTTGGCTTGGTTAGATATAAGACAAAACAGTACATTTCACGACAAAGCTATTTCGCAAATTTTAAAAGCCACAGGTGAAAAAGATTTTGATTTTGAACATTGGAATGAAGAAAAACGAGTAACCTACTTGAACAAACTTTTAGAGAACCACTCTACTATTACCGATATAACAGTTCATTATGGTATAGAAGCGGATAATGTTTTGGATTGTTACCGCGTTATTCGTAATCATATCAATCAATACGGTTCAGAAGGTATCGGTTCATTTATTATCAGTATGACCCGAAAACTTAGTGATTTACTAGCTGTTTACTTCTTGATGAAAGAAACACAGCTGTTAAACACATCTATCAAAGTTGTTCCTCTTTTTGAAACTATTGAGGACTTACATAATGGCCCTGTCATTTTAGACAAGTTTTTACAACATCCCACAACCCTACTTAGAGCTTCAAAAATAGCTCATCAGCAAGAAGTTATGCTCGGCTATAGTGATAGCAATAAAGACGGCGGAACTATTGCGAGTAAGTGGAATTTGTATAAAGCGGAACAAAAACTCTCTGAAATTGCGGTGAAAAACAATTTCAGTATATATTTCTTTCATGGCGCAGGTGGAACGATTAGCAGAGGCGGCGGAAAATATCATCGCTTTTTAGAAAGCATGCCTACAAATACGGTAAACGGAACTATAAAAATCACTGTTCAAGGAGAAACGATTGCCCAGTTATTCGGGAATCCCCTTACAGCGACCTACAACCTCAATGCTTTGGCTTCTGGAGTAGCAAAACAAACTATTTTAGACAAACAAAATATAGACTCTAATAAATTTCCAATTGAAATAATGGACTACTTGTCTAAAAAATCATTTGAGCATTACCGAGATTTAATAGAAACCCCGGGTTTTATCAACTTCTATGGTAAAGCAACTTGTATTGATGTTTTGGAAAAAAGTAAAATAGGCTCAAGACCAGCCAGACGAACAGGAACAAGATCCCTTGATGATCTTAGAGCTATCCCTTGGGTGTTTAGCTGGAATCTTTCTCGAATTACCATAACAGGATGGTATGGACTTGGAAACGCCTTAAAATCTTTAAAAACAGAAAAACCTGAGGCATTTGAAAACTTAAAAACAAGTATAAACAATTGGCCATTCCTTAAGTTTTTAGTGATACAAACCGAAACCAATCTAATACTTTCTAATAAAGAAATGATGGATTTGTATGCTGATTTAGATGAAATTACTGATGAACGAGAAGTATTCATGTCCAAAATCTTAACGGATTATGATAATTGTTTCAGTTTAATAGAAGACCTTTTTGAAGAGCCAGCAACTATTCGAAGAAAAGGTCAATACGATAACATTCTATGGCGAGATGAAAAACTAAAAGTCTTACATCATTTACACATTGATTACATAAAACAATGGCGAGCAATAGAAGGTGAAAGTAGTACCGAAAAAGAGCAGATCCTCACCAAATTATTAAGCATTATAAATTCTTTATCTAGTGGATTGAAAAATACAGGGTAG
- a CDS encoding arylsulfatase, producing MKQTHFYEFQKTDKIKSYKRLSYILFLIMPFILFSCKEKEEKTEVKSSKPNIVFVITDDQGYGDLGHTGNPIIKTPTIDKFATEAVSLTNYHVGTTCAPTRAGLLTGRNCNRNGVWHTIMGASILNREEVTMGNVFHDNGYKTGMFGKWHLGDNHPFHPYERGFDEAFYHGGGGIGQTPDYWDNDYFDDSYYRNGIPEKKEGYCTDVWFDEAMSFIEAKKDEPFFCYLSLNAPHGPYNVPEEYYNMYKDETAISEKQKRFYGMISNIDDNFSKLLNKLESLGIADNTIIVFTTDNGTARGYSIDEETNKLLGYNAGMRGVKGSEYEGGHRVPFIVRWPDGGLTGGKSLNSLAAHVDMLPTLTALTGQKFEPAKTMDGTDLSAYLLGKEDAPKRYLVTDTQRVPWPVKGKNSCVMDDNWRLIKGKELYNINEDPGQKNNVADAHPEKVAEMNAFYESWWADVIKETKFSVIDLGVSDMDVLTCHDARTIDYYPPWNQQMIRAGKPMKPAPFTVNFVKAGKYKFHLRRWPSESGLVLGAEIKDGKPATSHTEAIVDGKSMKFSKAYVKVGDNIVDVDVDNNLEAAVLEMEVAEGETELVAYFDMEDGTPCNAFYVDVERVN from the coding sequence ATGAAGCAAACACATTTTTATGAATTTCAAAAAACAGATAAAATTAAGAGCTATAAAAGGCTATCTTATATCTTGTTTTTGATTATGCCATTTATCCTTTTTTCCTGTAAAGAAAAAGAGGAGAAAACAGAAGTTAAAAGTAGTAAACCCAACATTGTATTTGTAATCACCGACGACCAAGGGTACGGAGATTTAGGACATACGGGAAATCCAATTATTAAAACACCAACCATTGATAAATTTGCAACCGAAGCTGTAAGTTTAACAAATTACCATGTGGGAACTACTTGTGCGCCAACGAGAGCAGGCCTTCTTACAGGTAGAAATTGTAATAGAAATGGGGTTTGGCATACTATTATGGGCGCATCTATATTGAATCGCGAAGAAGTCACTATGGGGAACGTATTTCATGATAACGGTTACAAAACAGGAATGTTTGGTAAGTGGCATTTAGGAGATAATCACCCTTTTCATCCATATGAAAGAGGTTTTGATGAAGCCTTTTACCATGGTGGTGGTGGTATAGGGCAGACGCCAGATTATTGGGATAATGATTATTTTGATGATTCGTATTATAGAAACGGCATTCCTGAAAAAAAAGAAGGCTATTGTACAGATGTTTGGTTTGATGAAGCTATGAGTTTTATTGAAGCCAAAAAGGACGAGCCATTTTTTTGTTATTTAAGTTTGAATGCACCACACGGACCATATAATGTTCCAGAAGAATATTATAATATGTATAAAGATGAAACAGCAATTAGCGAAAAGCAAAAGCGTTTTTATGGCATGATTTCTAATATAGATGATAACTTCTCTAAATTATTGAATAAATTAGAAAGTCTTGGTATAGCGGATAATACCATTATTGTCTTCACTACAGATAATGGAACGGCTAGAGGTTATAGTATAGATGAAGAAACAAATAAACTATTAGGTTATAATGCAGGTATGCGTGGTGTAAAGGGTAGTGAGTACGAAGGTGGACACCGTGTACCTTTCATTGTTAGATGGCCAGATGGCGGTTTAACAGGAGGGAAATCCTTAAACAGTTTGGCGGCACATGTAGATATGTTACCAACGTTAACAGCACTTACCGGACAAAAATTTGAACCTGCTAAAACTATGGATGGCACAGATTTAAGTGCGTATCTTTTAGGGAAAGAAGATGCTCCAAAACGTTATTTAGTTACAGATACTCAACGTGTTCCTTGGCCAGTAAAAGGGAAAAATAGTTGTGTAATGGATGATAATTGGCGCTTAATAAAAGGGAAAGAACTCTATAATATTAATGAAGATCCAGGTCAAAAAAATAATGTTGCGGATGCGCACCCAGAAAAAGTAGCCGAAATGAATGCGTTCTACGAAAGTTGGTGGGCCGATGTGATTAAAGAAACTAAATTTTCTGTAATAGATTTAGGTGTAAGCGATATGGATGTACTTACTTGTCATGATGCGAGAACCATCGATTATTATCCACCATGGAATCAACAAATGATTCGTGCTGGAAAACCAATGAAACCAGCTCCATTTACTGTAAACTTTGTTAAAGCAGGGAAATATAAGTTTCATTTAAGAAGATGGCCATCAGAAAGTGGATTAGTCTTAGGTGCAGAAATAAAGGATGGAAAACCAGCAACCTCACATACTGAAGCTATTGTTGATGGAAAATCTATGAAATTTTCTAAAGCTTATGTGAAAGTTGGTGATAATATAGTAGATGTTGATGTCGATAATAATCTTGAAGCGGCCGTACTTGAAATGGAAGTTGCCGAAGGTGAAACTGAATTAGTAGCCTATTTTGATATGGAAGATGGAACGCCTTGTAATGCGTTTTATGTTGATGTAGAAAGAGTGAATTAA
- a CDS encoding DUF4982 domain-containing protein, giving the protein MAHIFPHWSLEGQEEKKVTVYTYTNGNRVELFQDGKSLGVTTNNINDVEYQVLVCNL; this is encoded by the coding sequence ATGGCACATATTTTTCCTCATTGGAGTTTAGAAGGTCAAGAAGAAAAAAAAGTAACCGTTTATACGTACACCAATGGAAATCGTGTAGAATTATTTCAAGATGGAAAATCTCTTGGAGTGACAACCAATAACATAAACGATGTAGAGTACCAAGTATTGGTATGTAATTTATAA
- a CDS encoding ChaN family lipoprotein, with translation MKHFKIIFILLLVLTSNIKAQNKPAYQLFNNSGKHADYGDMIVDLANSDMVFFGEYHTNPISHWLQLEVSKSLFDIKKDSLFFGAEMLESGNQLVLNEYLQGLYPENKMILEMTQMWGNYKTDYKPLVDFAKNNNLRFIATNIPRRYASVLNKKGISALKELSPEALALIGPDLEKYFDPTVKAYAEMADNMGGHIPPNMLNIQTAQAAKDATMAHFSLKNFTKGNLLLHFQGSYHSNYGQGIIWWVNKIKPGLTLKSISTVTQSEWDVMTDEEKTTIANYIIVVVDNMTQTKQ, from the coding sequence ATGAAACATTTTAAAATAATTTTCATCTTATTATTAGTCTTAACCAGTAATATAAAGGCACAAAATAAGCCGGCTTATCAGTTATTTAATAATAGTGGAAAACATGCTGATTATGGAGATATGATAGTCGATCTTGCTAATAGCGATATGGTGTTTTTTGGTGAATACCATACAAATCCTATTTCGCATTGGTTACAACTAGAAGTAAGCAAGAGTTTGTTTGATATCAAAAAAGATTCATTGTTTTTTGGTGCGGAAATGTTAGAGAGTGGTAATCAGTTGGTTTTAAATGAATATTTACAAGGGCTGTATCCGGAAAATAAAATGATACTAGAAATGACTCAAATGTGGGGTAATTATAAAACTGATTACAAACCTTTGGTCGATTTTGCAAAAAATAACAACTTACGTTTTATTGCTACCAACATTCCAAGGCGTTATGCATCTGTGTTGAATAAAAAAGGAATAAGTGCATTAAAAGAATTGAGTCCAGAGGCATTAGCTTTAATAGGTCCAGATCTAGAAAAATATTTTGACCCTACCGTAAAAGCTTATGCAGAAATGGCAGATAATATGGGAGGGCATATACCGCCAAATATGTTAAATATTCAAACGGCTCAGGCTGCTAAAGATGCAACTATGGCGCATTTTTCTCTTAAAAACTTTACTAAAGGAAATTTGTTACTTCACTTCCAAGGATCTTACCATTCAAATTATGGTCAAGGTATTATTTGGTGGGTTAATAAAATAAAACCTGGTTTAACATTAAAATCTATCAGCACAGTTACACAATCGGAATGGGATGTAATGACAGACGAAGAAAAAACAACAATAGCCAATTATATTATTGTCGTTGTTGATAATATGACGCAAACAAAACAATAG
- a CDS encoding M16 family metallopeptidase, producing the protein MKTFYIFIFILCSHVVSMAQVDRSFPPKADEPESLNVGKLIPIKLNNGLRVYLAPVKNYPKFTISVNIELPGYNEETKLAEKNVLNAAYSSKLSKKYPKGEIDSIIRSQGAMLNTNMYGGTIKGMKKDVEQLLDMYVDALLNPVITAEIIKEKKEAELTKRKHKSQNENVLKTFSIEAVIDSLLFGAIKQSAKTTPTVKPEYNGLAISDVENYKRDRIVSNNALVVIIGDFTEKECTTLMNRYFGAWKSGVFYRREKPITKKTTTIKRRKVIVKDVPNAVQSEISFRWNLEDAYTYFDDDIKLQVLNEIFGESQLSYLYKNLREEKGLCYFIRSSVGSSANGGQGSVYTSVRNNQTAYAIENIILEMLRLRNGKVSASDLKIAKNSLIGEYTRSLNPIAPIPYITFAMQKDLYNLPDNYLQTKVEKFYSINTDDIMAMSQKYIDPFKCVIVIKGKISELKGALEKFGDVIYFDENGQMIN; encoded by the coding sequence ATGAAAACTTTTTATATATTTATTTTTATCCTTTGTAGTCATGTTGTAAGTATGGCTCAAGTAGACCGTTCTTTCCCTCCTAAAGCAGATGAACCCGAAAGTTTAAATGTGGGGAAATTAATTCCAATTAAACTTAATAATGGCCTTCGTGTTTATTTAGCGCCAGTAAAAAATTATCCAAAATTTACAATTTCCGTAAATATAGAATTGCCAGGTTATAATGAAGAAACCAAATTGGCGGAAAAAAATGTTTTAAACGCAGCTTACTCTAGTAAATTATCTAAAAAGTATCCAAAGGGAGAAATAGATTCTATTATCCGTAGCCAAGGAGCAATGCTGAATACAAATATGTATGGAGGCACAATTAAAGGGATGAAAAAGGATGTGGAACAATTACTAGATATGTATGTTGATGCTTTGTTAAACCCTGTAATTACTGCCGAGATAATTAAAGAAAAAAAAGAAGCAGAGTTAACAAAGCGAAAGCATAAATCTCAGAATGAAAATGTTTTAAAAACGTTTTCTATTGAGGCGGTTATAGATTCTTTACTTTTTGGAGCTATAAAGCAAAGTGCTAAAACAACACCTACTGTAAAACCAGAATACAACGGTTTAGCAATTAGCGATGTTGAAAACTATAAAAGGGACAGAATAGTATCAAATAATGCATTAGTTGTTATTATTGGTGATTTTACCGAAAAAGAATGTACTACACTAATGAATCGCTATTTCGGGGCATGGAAATCTGGAGTTTTTTATAGAAGAGAAAAACCTATTACTAAAAAAACAACAACTATTAAACGTCGAAAAGTAATAGTAAAAGATGTTCCAAATGCGGTGCAATCTGAGATTTCTTTTAGATGGAATTTAGAAGACGCATACACCTATTTTGATGACGATATAAAACTACAGGTTTTGAATGAAATTTTTGGGGAAAGTCAATTATCATATTTATATAAAAATTTACGAGAAGAAAAGGGTCTTTGTTACTTTATTAGGTCTTCGGTAGGTAGTTCTGCCAACGGCGGACAAGGCTCTGTTTACACTAGTGTTAGAAACAACCAAACCGCTTATGCAATAGAAAATATTATTTTAGAAATGCTGAGGTTACGCAACGGCAAGGTGAGTGCTTCAGATTTAAAAATAGCTAAAAACAGTTTAATAGGTGAGTACACACGGTCTTTAAACCCTATTGCTCCTATTCCATACATTACATTTGCCATGCAAAAAGATTTATACAATTTACCCGATAATTACTTGCAAACTAAAGTCGAGAAGTTTTATAGTATAAATACCGACGATATTATGGCTATGTCTCAAAAATATATAGATCCTTTTAAATGTGTAATAGTAATAAAAGGTAAAATATCAGAATTAAAAGGGGCGCTAGAAAAATTTGGTGATGTTATTTATTTTGATGAAAACGGGCAAATGATCAATTAA
- a CDS encoding M16 family metallopeptidase, translated as MNNIHFEEYDLANGLHIILHKDVNEPNVIVGTKYHVGSKNESVKHTGYAHFYEHLLFHGTKNIPQGKLENIILNAGGYCNAYTNYDVTYYYQLLPAHEFKLGLWVESERMLHPVITQEGINREREIVKEERRMRYDNKPLGNSYFDMMSKLYSYNTYGHNMIGSMEDLNTASKADFDAFFKTYYIPNNACLVVSGNIDIEETKKWVNLYFKDIPKGKKIKRPHKFDRLSGLEKRTEIYVKGLTDESILIGYPLMPQSDPDALVVQVFTALLSGNSNYSYFEDKLKVQEDTIIKRINASADFWEKTSTFRVNASVKNANSEQYLLDKVEAQLNLLKNTTVDPAVLKQVKRQFESAFVDYFYHAETFADKVTNYYHLHKNTSDIRNLINHLNKITVYDIQRVAKKYLDKSNRVVIVYHPE; from the coding sequence ATGAATAATATTCATTTTGAAGAATACGATTTGGCTAACGGTTTACATATTATTCTTCATAAAGATGTAAATGAACCTAATGTAATTGTTGGTACTAAATATCATGTAGGTTCTAAAAATGAATCTGTAAAACATACGGGTTATGCTCACTTTTATGAACATCTTTTATTTCATGGAACAAAAAACATACCTCAAGGAAAATTAGAGAACATCATTTTAAATGCTGGCGGATACTGTAATGCATATACCAATTACGATGTAACATATTACTATCAATTATTACCAGCGCACGAGTTTAAACTAGGGCTTTGGGTAGAATCTGAAAGAATGTTACATCCCGTAATTACGCAAGAGGGAATTAACCGAGAACGAGAGATTGTAAAAGAAGAAAGGCGTATGCGTTATGATAATAAGCCACTTGGAAATTCTTATTTTGATATGATGTCAAAACTCTATTCTTACAACACCTATGGGCATAACATGATTGGCTCAATGGAGGATTTAAACACAGCTTCTAAGGCAGATTTTGATGCGTTTTTTAAAACTTATTATATTCCTAATAATGCATGTTTAGTGGTTTCGGGTAATATTGATATTGAAGAGACTAAAAAATGGGTTAATCTTTATTTTAAAGATATTCCGAAAGGTAAAAAAATAAAGAGACCTCATAAATTTGATAGGCTATCAGGATTAGAAAAACGTACGGAAATATATGTTAAAGGTTTAACAGATGAGTCTATTTTAATAGGGTATCCTTTAATGCCTCAAAGCGATCCAGATGCTCTTGTAGTACAGGTTTTTACAGCGCTTTTGTCTGGTAATTCTAATTACTCTTATTTTGAAGATAAATTAAAAGTACAAGAAGATACAATTATAAAAAGAATAAATGCATCTGCAGATTTTTGGGAAAAAACAAGTACATTTCGTGTTAACGCTAGTGTTAAAAATGCAAATAGTGAGCAATACTTGCTCGATAAAGTTGAAGCTCAATTAAATTTATTGAAAAACACAACGGTAGATCCGGCTGTATTAAAACAAGTGAAAAGGCAATTTGAATCGGCTTTTGTAGATTATTTTTATCATGCAGAAACCTTTGCAGACAAAGTAACTAACTATTATCATTTACATAAAAACACATCCGATATTAGAAATCTTATAAACCATTTAAATAAAATAACTGTCTATGATATTCAGCGGGTTGCTAAAAAATATTTAGATAAATCTAATCGTGTTGTTATTGTTTATCACCCAGAATAG
- a CDS encoding DUF6850 family outer membrane beta-barrel protein, translated as MNQANLGKFSYGEGKYLYSEGALRHPQEYKKQNGLYVETASLAPLENTNWILYGGLEYLNSRKEEVENNLTYGIKEYGSPYYFFQETTGLWNHQNYNFQVSGANSINSKLTLGGYLNYDTNFYFRKTDTRNELTALKILAKVALSYKLNQKHMLSLALSNEFFKTDSELGNKFPENNTEATANYYLNTGLGSYIKNIDNGFESKRSIPNLQLQWLFKHNNSDLSIESSTGYGLERWIDKNIVRVEENDELTKYNFFRERLNIYYNSYKTNKLVALSLNAEYLKGKAKVWDENGAYYNQNFTSTSYRVKTEGNILFYNQFLNKLCIGVNYYNKKQLDLNYAYQFDYQYLEPEISLGINKKLSQKAAFFTDLGVLYHLVLDMEHDPFAANNIFVDWIGNKVANYTDIDTFNVNTKIGVDFALKHNNKLEFSITGDYLKATSLSSSEVSYFSKNEDYLSLVAGLKLYF; from the coding sequence TTGAATCAAGCAAACCTTGGTAAGTTTTCTTATGGAGAAGGAAAATATTTGTATTCAGAAGGCGCATTAAGGCATCCACAAGAATATAAAAAACAAAACGGTTTGTATGTGGAAACAGCATCTTTAGCTCCTTTAGAAAACACTAATTGGATTCTATATGGTGGCTTGGAGTACCTAAACTCTCGAAAAGAAGAGGTGGAAAATAATCTAACTTATGGAATAAAGGAGTATGGATCTCCTTATTACTTTTTTCAAGAAACCACAGGGTTATGGAACCATCAAAACTATAATTTTCAAGTTAGTGGAGCTAATAGCATTAACTCTAAACTAACTTTAGGTGGGTATTTAAATTATGATACCAACTTTTATTTTAGAAAAACAGATACTAGAAACGAGCTAACGGCATTAAAAATTTTAGCTAAGGTAGCGTTAAGCTATAAACTAAACCAAAAGCACATGTTGAGTTTAGCTTTAAGCAATGAGTTTTTTAAAACAGATTCTGAACTTGGTAATAAATTTCCTGAAAACAATACAGAAGCTACTGCTAATTACTATTTAAATACGGGGTTAGGGTCTTACATTAAAAATATTGATAATGGTTTCGAAAGTAAACGAAGTATCCCAAACTTACAATTACAATGGCTTTTTAAACATAATAATTCAGATTTGTCAATAGAAAGTTCTACTGGTTACGGTCTAGAGCGTTGGATAGATAAAAATATTGTTAGAGTAGAAGAAAATGATGAGTTAACTAAATATAATTTTTTTAGAGAACGGTTAAATATTTACTACAATAGTTATAAAACAAATAAGCTTGTGGCATTGAGTTTAAATGCAGAGTACTTAAAAGGAAAAGCAAAAGTATGGGATGAAAATGGAGCTTACTATAATCAAAATTTTACGAGCACAAGTTATCGTGTTAAAACTGAAGGGAATATTTTATTTTATAATCAGTTTTTAAATAAGTTATGTATAGGCGTAAATTATTATAATAAAAAGCAATTGGATTTGAATTATGCTTACCAGTTTGATTATCAGTATTTGGAGCCAGAGATATCTTTAGGGATAAATAAAAAACTTTCTCAAAAAGCAGCGTTTTTTACAGATCTGGGGGTTTTATATCATTTGGTATTAGATATGGAACACGATCCCTTTGCTGCAAATAATATTTTTGTAGACTGGATAGGTAATAAGGTCGCTAATTATACAGATATTGATACGTTTAATGTTAATACCAAAATAGGAGTAGATTTTGCTCTTAAACACAATAATAAATTAGAATTTTCTATAACTGGAGATTATTTAAAAGCAACCAGTTTATCAAGTAGTGAGGTAAGTTATTTTTCTAAAAACGAAGATTATTTAAGTTTAGTGGCAGGGCTAAAATTATATTTTTAA